The following are encoded together in the Geobacter sulfurreducens PCA genome:
- the ftsZ gene encoding cell division protein FtsZ, whose amino-acid sequence MFEFDESIDQCAKIKVVGVGGSGGNAVNTMIDSQVGGVDFLVANTDVQALRISKAPTKIQIGRQLTKGLGAGADPSKGREAALEDREQVAELLKGADMIFVAAGMGGGTGTGAAPVIAEVAKEVGALTVGVVTKPFSREGKQRLSKADEGIRELKKHVDSLIVIPNDRLIGLAGKSMSIIDAFKPADDVLRQAVQGISDLITTSGFINVDFADVKAIMSERGMAMMGIGIASGENRAVEAALRAISSPLLEEVDISGAKGVLVNIAGSSSMTMDEFEAVNRSIHEKVHEDANIIIGVSIDETLGDQLKVTAIATGFGDRFDMEKARQELKNVTPFGKAEVNRDIPTFVRNQQTRESSLSRQKAFFIDDEDQYDIPTFLRKSVD is encoded by the coding sequence AGATCAAGGTAGTCGGCGTAGGCGGCAGCGGAGGAAACGCAGTTAACACCATGATTGACAGCCAAGTAGGAGGGGTTGACTTCCTCGTGGCCAATACCGATGTGCAGGCCCTGCGCATCTCCAAGGCACCCACCAAAATCCAGATCGGGCGGCAACTCACCAAGGGGCTTGGGGCGGGCGCCGATCCCTCCAAGGGGCGCGAGGCCGCTCTGGAAGACCGGGAGCAGGTGGCGGAACTCCTCAAGGGCGCGGACATGATCTTCGTGGCCGCCGGTATGGGGGGCGGCACCGGTACCGGCGCGGCTCCGGTCATTGCCGAGGTGGCCAAGGAAGTGGGCGCCCTCACCGTGGGCGTGGTTACCAAACCCTTCTCCCGCGAGGGCAAGCAGCGCCTTTCCAAGGCCGACGAAGGTATTCGCGAACTCAAAAAACACGTGGATTCGCTCATCGTTATCCCCAATGACCGGCTCATTGGCCTCGCCGGTAAGTCCATGTCGATCATCGATGCCTTCAAGCCGGCTGACGACGTGCTCCGCCAGGCGGTCCAGGGGATTTCGGACCTCATTACCACCAGCGGCTTCATCAACGTGGACTTTGCCGACGTGAAGGCGATCATGAGCGAGCGCGGCATGGCCATGATGGGTATCGGCATCGCCTCCGGCGAGAATCGGGCCGTGGAAGCCGCCCTGCGCGCCATCTCCAGCCCGCTGCTGGAAGAGGTGGACATCTCCGGCGCCAAGGGTGTCCTGGTGAACATCGCCGGTTCCTCCTCCATGACCATGGACGAGTTCGAGGCGGTGAACCGGTCCATCCACGAGAAGGTCCACGAGGACGCCAACATCATCATCGGCGTCAGCATCGACGAAACCCTGGGTGACCAGCTCAAGGTGACGGCTATTGCCACCGGCTTCGGCGACCGCTTCGACATGGAGAAGGCCCGCCAGGAGCTGAAGAACGTCACCCCCTTCGGCAAGGCCGAGGTGAACCGCGACATCCCGACTTTTGTCCGCAACCAGCAGACCCGCGAGTCCTCGCTTTCGCGGCAGAAGGCGTTCTTCATCGACGACGAGGACCAGTACGACATCCCGACCTTCCTGAGGAAGTCCGTCGACTAG